The proteins below come from a single Brevundimonas sp. LM2 genomic window:
- a CDS encoding long-chain-acyl-CoA synthetase: MGLAANIRRDLTFAAGLRRLLQRIKPIALDSDVLVCDDFEEAVDKFGDNVALEDEHRTLTYRELDSMANRFGHWARSRGLRRSDVVGLVMNNRAEYIAAWMGFSKVGVATALINTNLTGQALAHCLNIAGVSQVVADEETWGRCEEARPFVTRTMMLWVLGLKEEDEVSERRGLDNAVRSGSSVRPQKAVRDGLTNRDTALFIYTSGTTGMPKAARIPHSRARTYMRAFAGATAATPQDKVFNVLPLYHSTGGLVGIGPALLNGGRLILRRKFSATSFWPDVNATGATLFVYIGELCRYLVNCPPQEGERGHRLRLAFGNGLRPDVWTDFQSRFGIPKILEFYGSTEGNVSLFNFDGKAGAIGRVPKFLKKQINIRLVRFDIDTEAPVRLPSGLCAEASVGEIGEAIGVIGDDIRHNFSGYADKAASEKKILTDVFARGDRWFRTGDLMRQDAEGYFYFIDRIGDTFRWKGENVSTAEVEQRLTEAPGVSEVIAYGVPVPGAEGKAGMVTLITEGAFGAKAFGAYVDEQLPPYARPVFVRLAKTLETTGTFKYRKVDLVADGFDPALPGQVYVRGKSGYQKLTPEAYEAIQNGVTRL, translated from the coding sequence ATGGGGCTAGCCGCCAATATCCGACGCGACCTGACGTTCGCGGCCGGTCTTCGTCGGTTGCTGCAGCGCATCAAGCCCATCGCGCTCGATAGCGACGTCCTGGTCTGCGACGATTTCGAGGAGGCGGTCGACAAGTTCGGCGACAACGTCGCGCTGGAAGACGAACACCGGACCCTGACGTACCGCGAGCTGGACAGCATGGCCAACCGCTTCGGCCACTGGGCGCGCAGCCGGGGTCTGCGGCGCTCGGACGTGGTCGGTCTGGTGATGAACAACCGGGCCGAATACATCGCGGCCTGGATGGGCTTCTCCAAGGTCGGGGTGGCCACCGCCCTGATCAACACCAACCTGACCGGCCAGGCCCTGGCCCACTGCCTGAACATCGCGGGCGTGTCCCAGGTGGTGGCCGACGAAGAGACCTGGGGGCGCTGCGAAGAGGCCCGGCCCTTCGTCACCCGGACCATGATGCTGTGGGTCCTGGGCCTGAAGGAAGAGGACGAGGTGTCGGAGCGGCGCGGGCTCGACAATGCGGTTCGCAGCGGCTCGTCGGTCCGGCCCCAGAAGGCCGTCCGGGACGGCCTGACCAACCGCGACACCGCCCTGTTCATCTACACCTCGGGCACCACGGGCATGCCCAAGGCCGCGCGCATTCCCCACTCGCGGGCGCGGACCTATATGCGCGCCTTCGCCGGCGCCACGGCCGCGACGCCGCAGGACAAGGTGTTCAACGTCCTGCCCCTGTACCATTCGACCGGGGGTCTGGTCGGCATCGGCCCGGCCCTGCTGAACGGCGGGCGGCTGATCCTGCGGCGCAAGTTCTCGGCCACGAGTTTCTGGCCCGACGTCAACGCCACCGGGGCGACGCTGTTCGTCTATATCGGTGAACTGTGCCGCTATCTGGTCAACTGCCCCCCGCAGGAAGGCGAGCGCGGCCACAGGCTGCGCCTGGCCTTCGGCAACGGGCTGCGGCCGGACGTCTGGACCGATTTCCAGTCGCGGTTCGGCATTCCGAAGATCCTGGAGTTCTACGGCTCGACCGAGGGCAACGTCTCGCTGTTCAATTTCGACGGCAAGGCCGGGGCCATCGGCCGTGTGCCCAAGTTCCTGAAGAAACAGATCAACATCCGGCTGGTCCGCTTCGACATCGACACCGAGGCCCCGGTTCGCCTGCCCAGCGGGCTATGCGCGGAAGCTTCCGTGGGCGAGATCGGCGAGGCGATCGGCGTCATCGGCGACGACATCCGCCACAACTTCTCGGGCTATGCCGACAAGGCCGCCTCCGAGAAGAAGATCCTGACCGACGTGTTCGCGCGCGGCGATCGCTGGTTCCGCACCGGCGACCTGATGCGCCAGGACGCCGAGGGCTATTTCTACTTCATCGACCGGATCGGCGACACCTTCCGCTGGAAGGGCGAGAACGTCTCGACCGCCGAGGTCGAGCAGCGTCTGACCGAGGCCCCGGGGGTTTCCGAGGTGATCGCCTATGGCGTTCCTGTGCCCGGGGCCGAGGGCAAGGCGGGCATGGTCACCCTGATCACCGAGGGCGCGTTCGGGGCCAAGGCGTTCGGGGCCTATGTCGACGAGCAGTTGCCGCCCTATGCGCGGCCGGTGTTCGTGCGCCTGGCCAAGACGCTGGAGACCACGGGCACGTTCAAATACCGCAAGGTCGACCTGGTGGCCGACGGTTTCGACCCGGCGCTGCCTGGCCAGGTCTATGTGCGCGGCAAGTCCGGCTATCAGAAGCTGACGCCGGAAGCCTATGAGGCGATCCAGAACGGCGTTACCCGCCTCTGA
- a CDS encoding sorbosone dehydrogenase family protein, translating into MVVRLSIAAALTAVAGVSACAAPPLLPPGATFGAQPTIAAPHRNRLTPTVNIAPAVGWPEGRMPVAAEGLRVQAFARDLDHPRWLYRLPNGDILVAESNAPPKPEDKQGGIRGWIMGLVMKRAGAGVESPDRITLLRDADGDGVAEMQTPFLTGLSSPFGMALVGDRLFVANADAVVAFPYQTGQTRITAPATTLAALPAGRNHHWTKSLVAAIDGTKLYVGVGSNSNIGENGMDEEVGRAAIHEIDIATGRSRLYASGLRNPVGMAWQPDSGRLWVAVNERDELGNDLVPDYMTSVTPGGFYGWPYSYYGQHVDSRVQPQDPAKVAAALSPDYALGAHTASLGLTFYEGRLLPDRFRHGAFVGQHGSWNREPKAGYKVVFVPFAEGVPSGAPEDVLTGFLNEREEAMGRPVGVQSDATGALLVADDVGDVIWRVSPNR; encoded by the coding sequence ATGGTCGTGCGCCTTTCGATCGCCGCCGCCCTGACCGCGGTCGCGGGTGTGTCGGCCTGCGCGGCCCCGCCCCTGCTGCCCCCCGGCGCGACCTTTGGGGCCCAGCCGACGATCGCCGCGCCGCACCGCAACCGGCTGACCCCGACGGTCAACATCGCCCCGGCGGTGGGCTGGCCCGAAGGCCGCATGCCGGTCGCCGCCGAGGGCCTGCGGGTGCAGGCCTTCGCCCGGGACCTGGACCATCCCCGCTGGCTCTATCGCCTGCCGAACGGCGACATCCTGGTGGCCGAGTCCAACGCCCCGCCCAAGCCCGAGGACAAACAAGGCGGCATCCGCGGCTGGATCATGGGGCTGGTCATGAAACGGGCGGGGGCCGGGGTCGAAAGCCCGGACCGGATCACCCTGCTGCGCGACGCCGACGGCGACGGGGTGGCAGAGATGCAGACGCCGTTCCTGACCGGCCTGAGCTCACCGTTCGGCATGGCCCTGGTCGGCGACCGGCTGTTCGTGGCCAATGCCGACGCGGTGGTCGCCTTCCCGTATCAGACGGGCCAGACCCGGATCACCGCCCCGGCGACGACGCTGGCCGCCCTGCCGGCGGGTCGCAACCACCACTGGACCAAGAGCCTGGTCGCCGCGATCGACGGCACGAAACTGTATGTCGGGGTCGGGTCGAACTCGAATATCGGCGAGAACGGGATGGACGAGGAGGTCGGCCGCGCCGCCATCCACGAGATCGACATCGCCACCGGCCGGTCGCGCCTCTACGCCTCGGGCCTGCGCAATCCGGTCGGCATGGCCTGGCAGCCGGACAGCGGCAGGCTGTGGGTGGCGGTCAATGAGCGGGACGAACTGGGCAACGACCTGGTGCCCGACTACATGACATCGGTGACGCCCGGCGGCTTCTACGGCTGGCCCTACAGCTATTACGGCCAGCACGTGGACAGCCGCGTCCAGCCGCAGGACCCGGCCAAGGTCGCCGCGGCTCTCAGCCCGGACTATGCCCTGGGGGCCCATACCGCCTCGCTGGGGCTGACCTTCTACGAAGGCCGTCTGCTGCCCGACCGCTTCCGTCACGGGGCCTTCGTCGGCCAGCACGGGTCGTGGAACCGCGAACCCAAGGCGGGCTACAAGGTCGTCTTCGTGCCCTTCGCGGAGGGCGTCCCCAGCGGTGCGCCGGAGGATGTCTTAACCGGCTTTCTGAACGAGCGGGAAGAGGCCATGGGCCGTCCCGTCGGGGTTCAGAGCGATGCGACCGGGGCCCTTCTGGTCGCCGACGACGTCGGCGACGTCATCTGGCGGGTGTCGCCCAACCGCTGA
- a CDS encoding lipocalin family protein, which translates to MSRRPVNLVLALALGGVAVAGLAACATTLSQRQIRAPQPARSVDAERLYNGRWLEIGRLPMRLTDGCVAGASTYTLRSPTTLAVRDTCQSGTPTGKEKAIGADATILDPGTNAKFRARYFAGLVTWEYWILDHDDDYTWFISADPSFDKLWIYTRAVPSPAQLAELIARARALGYDTDRLEFPATA; encoded by the coding sequence ATGTCGCGCAGACCCGTGAACCTTGTGCTCGCCTTGGCCCTCGGCGGGGTCGCCGTCGCCGGGCTGGCGGCCTGCGCCACGACCCTGTCCCAACGCCAGATCCGCGCGCCACAGCCCGCGCGGTCCGTCGATGCCGAGCGTCTTTACAATGGCCGCTGGCTGGAGATCGGTCGGCTGCCGATGCGGCTGACCGACGGCTGCGTCGCCGGGGCCTCGACCTATACGCTGCGCTCGCCCACCACCCTGGCGGTGCGCGACACCTGCCAGTCCGGCACCCCGACCGGCAAGGAGAAGGCCATCGGGGCCGACGCCACCATCCTGGACCCGGGCACCAACGCCAAGTTCCGCGCCCGCTATTTCGCCGGCCTGGTGACCTGGGAATACTGGATCCTCGACCACGACGACGACTACACCTGGTTCATCTCGGCCGATCCCAGCTTCGACAAGCTGTGGATCTACACCCGCGCGGTGCCCAGCCCGGCGCAGCTGGCCGAGCTGATCGCGCGGGCCCGGGCCCTCGGGTATGATACGGATCGTCTCGAGTTTCCTGCCACCGCCTGA
- a CDS encoding DUF1206 domain-containing protein encodes MSTLPDLRLDRLRTHAGRIASRLRRRKSWRDRFPAIDRVMEQTARIGFAANGFVYLSVGALMLAAAIGMRGQAVDQEGALSVLANQPFGRIWLIMVGTGLWAFVGWRVLQAVFDADREGSDLKGWAARLGQGFSGLAYAVLASGVFELLDEVDPPMGAEQMAENQEKAAMVLGLPFGGAILIGVGLCIAAVGVGNIIMGATNDFAATLKCSPTVCRRVLPLARVGYAARGLAYLPLALFVVLAGWRAQASQVETFGSSLDALQSQPGGSWMLGATGLGMLAFGAYALVEARYRRIRAPRDLKPG; translated from the coding sequence ATGAGCACGCTCCCCGACCTCCGCCTGGACCGGCTTCGCACGCACGCCGGTCGCATCGCGTCGCGCCTGCGGCGGCGAAAGTCCTGGCGCGACCGATTCCCGGCCATCGATCGCGTGATGGAGCAGACGGCGCGGATCGGCTTCGCGGCGAACGGCTTCGTCTATCTGTCGGTCGGGGCGCTGATGCTGGCGGCCGCCATCGGCATGCGCGGCCAGGCGGTGGACCAGGAAGGGGCGCTGTCGGTCCTGGCCAACCAGCCGTTCGGCCGGATCTGGCTGATCATGGTGGGCACCGGCCTGTGGGCCTTCGTCGGCTGGCGGGTGCTGCAGGCCGTGTTCGACGCGGACCGCGAAGGGTCGGATCTGAAAGGCTGGGCCGCGCGACTGGGCCAGGGATTCAGCGGCCTGGCCTATGCCGTCCTGGCGTCGGGCGTGTTCGAACTGCTGGACGAGGTCGATCCGCCCATGGGGGCCGAACAGATGGCCGAGAACCAGGAGAAGGCCGCCATGGTCCTGGGCCTGCCGTTCGGCGGGGCCATCCTGATCGGCGTCGGACTGTGCATCGCCGCCGTCGGCGTGGGCAATATCATCATGGGCGCGACCAACGACTTCGCCGCCACGCTGAAATGCTCGCCGACGGTCTGTCGCCGGGTCCTGCCCCTGGCGCGGGTCGGCTATGCGGCACGGGGCCTGGCCTACCTGCCGTTGGCCCTGTTCGTCGTCCTGGCGGGCTGGCGGGCCCAGGCCTCGCAGGTCGAGACCTTCGGCAGTTCGCTGGACGCGCTGCAGAGCCAGCCGGGCGGCAGCTGGATGCTGGGGGCCACGGGGCTCGGCATGCTCGCCTTCGGGGCCTATGCCTTAGTCGAGGCCCGCTACCGCCGGATCCGCGCGCCGCGCGATCTGAAGCCCGGCTGA
- a CDS encoding UvrB/UvrC motif-containing protein, translating into MSKDETAALEAEMVQALEREDFETAARVRDRLAALNPDAPPRLHRGVPGAMGLGTDQARRRPPEGWVPPTRPDPGTAHVKRGGGRRRT; encoded by the coding sequence ATGAGCAAGGACGAGACCGCCGCGCTGGAGGCCGAGATGGTCCAGGCGCTGGAGCGCGAGGATTTCGAGACGGCCGCCCGAGTGCGCGACCGGCTGGCCGCGCTGAATCCGGACGCGCCGCCGCGGCTGCATCGCGGCGTGCCGGGGGCCATGGGGCTGGGCACCGACCAGGCGCGGCGGCGACCGCCGGAGGGCTGGGTGCCGCCCACCCGGCCCGACCCGGGCACCGCCCATGTGAAGCGCGGCGGCGGTCGCCGGCGAACTTAA
- a CDS encoding ABC transporter ATP-binding protein, which yields MPPTPAQPVIDIRGLTKTYASGLQALKTVDLQIGKGEIFALLGPNGAGKTTLISIVCGIVTPSTGTVIADGHDIQSDYRNARMKIGLVPQELTTDAFETVLATVTFSRGLFGRAPNPAFIEKTLRALSLWDKKDNKIMTLSGGMKRRVMIAKALSHEPDILFLDEPTAGVDVELRRDMWNLVRELREGGVTIILTTHYIEEAEEMADRVGVILKGELILVEEKAELMKKLGKKTLTLNLQDPLAAIPPTLAQWDLTLKADGNELAYEFDSHAEKTGVPSLLRALSDQGIAFKDLNTRQSSLEDIFVSLVHRKPAQDIATGASVQGVGA from the coding sequence ATGCCGCCCACCCCCGCACAGCCCGTCATCGACATCCGGGGCCTGACCAAGACCTACGCCTCGGGTCTCCAGGCGCTGAAGACCGTCGACCTGCAGATCGGCAAGGGCGAGATCTTTGCCCTGCTGGGGCCCAACGGGGCCGGCAAGACGACGCTGATCTCGATCGTCTGCGGGATCGTCACGCCCTCCACCGGCACCGTCATCGCCGACGGCCATGACATCCAGAGCGACTATCGCAACGCCCGCATGAAGATCGGCCTGGTGCCCCAGGAACTGACGACCGACGCCTTCGAGACGGTGTTGGCCACCGTCACCTTCAGCCGCGGCCTGTTCGGCCGGGCCCCCAATCCCGCCTTCATCGAAAAGACCCTTCGCGCCCTCAGCCTGTGGGACAAGAAGGACAACAAGATCATGACCCTGTCCGGCGGCATGAAGCGCCGGGTGATGATCGCCAAGGCGCTGAGCCACGAGCCCGACATCCTGTTCCTGGACGAGCCGACCGCGGGCGTGGACGTCGAGCTGCGCCGCGACATGTGGAACCTGGTGCGCGAGCTGCGCGAAGGTGGCGTCACCATCATCCTGACCACCCACTATATCGAAGAGGCCGAGGAGATGGCCGACCGGGTCGGGGTGATCCTGAAGGGCGAGCTGATCCTGGTCGAGGAGAAGGCCGAGCTGATGAAGAAGCTGGGCAAGAAGACCCTGACCCTGAACCTTCAGGACCCTCTGGCGGCCATACCGCCCACGCTCGCCCAATGGGACCTCACGCTGAAGGCGGACGGCAACGAGCTGGCCTATGAGTTCGACTCCCATGCCGAGAAGACGGGCGTGCCCTCGCTGCTGCGCGCCCTGTCGGATCAGGGCATCGCCTTCAAGGACCTGAACACACGGCAGAGCTCGCTGGAGGACATCTTCGTCAGCCTGGTGCATCGCAAACCGGCTCAGGACATCGCCACCGGAGCCAGCGTGCAAGGAGTGGGCGCATGA
- a CDS encoding ABC transporter permease, translating into MTFNGYGVWAIYKFEMARALRTVWQSIVTPVITTALYFVVFGSAIGGQMTEIDGVPYGAFIVPGLIMLSLFTQSIFNASFGIYFPKFTGTIYEILSAPVSSLEIVIAYVGAAATKSAVLGLIILATAALFVPLQILHPVWMLTFLILTAVTFSLFGFIIGVWANGFEQLQMIPMLVVTPLTFLGGSFYSIDMLPPAWRTVTLFNPVVYLISGFRWSFYGSGDVGIVWSVAATFGFLIVCLGIVFWMFKTGYRLKS; encoded by the coding sequence ATGACCTTCAACGGATACGGCGTCTGGGCCATCTACAAGTTCGAGATGGCGCGCGCCCTGCGCACCGTCTGGCAATCGATCGTCACGCCGGTGATCACCACGGCGCTCTATTTCGTCGTCTTCGGCTCGGCCATCGGCGGCCAGATGACCGAGATCGACGGCGTGCCCTACGGGGCCTTCATCGTGCCCGGCCTGATCATGCTGAGCCTGTTCACCCAGTCGATCTTCAATGCGTCCTTCGGCATCTATTTCCCGAAATTCACCGGCACGATCTACGAGATCCTGTCGGCCCCCGTCAGTTCGCTGGAGATCGTCATCGCCTATGTCGGGGCGGCGGCGACGAAGTCGGCGGTGCTGGGGCTGATCATCCTGGCCACGGCGGCCCTGTTCGTGCCGCTGCAGATCCTGCACCCGGTGTGGATGCTGACCTTCCTGATCCTGACGGCGGTCACCTTCAGCCTGTTCGGCTTCATCATCGGCGTCTGGGCCAACGGGTTCGAGCAGCTGCAGATGATCCCGATGCTGGTGGTGACGCCGCTGACCTTCCTCGGCGGCTCCTTCTATTCGATCGACATGCTGCCCCCGGCGTGGCGAACCGTCACCTTGTTCAACCCGGTGGTCTATCTGATCAGTGGGTTTCGCTGGAGCTTCTACGGCTCGGGCGATGTCGGCATCGTCTGGAGCGTTGCCGCCACCTTCGGCTTCCTGATCGTCTGTCTCGGCATCGTCTTCTGGATGTTCAAGACCGGCTACCGCCTCAAATCCTGA
- a CDS encoding DUF427 domain-containing protein produces the protein MTTATWNGQIIAQSDDTVVVENNHYFPRASVKAEYLAPSATTSVCPWKGTASYHSLIVDGKENRDAAWFYPTPKSAAAEIEDRIAFWKGVEVR, from the coding sequence ATGACCACAGCGACCTGGAACGGCCAGATCATCGCACAGTCGGACGACACGGTGGTGGTGGAGAACAACCACTATTTCCCGCGCGCCTCGGTCAAGGCCGAGTATCTGGCGCCCTCGGCCACCACCTCGGTCTGCCCGTGGAAGGGCACGGCGTCGTATCACTCGCTGATCGTGGACGGGAAGGAGAACCGGGACGCGGCCTGGTTCTATCCGACGCCCAAGTCGGCCGCCGCCGAGATCGAGGATCGCATCGCCTTCTGGAAGGGCGTCGAGGTTCGCTAG
- the queG gene encoding tRNA epoxyqueuosine(34) reductase QueG has product MPVDPRDSLRAQAADLGFAVCRFASASEPWSAGERLAHFVEAGRHGEMGWMETTLERRAHPTAMWAEARTAIVLGMNYGPETDPLPEMADRSAGYISVYARGDDYHELIKGRLKTLAGQVAARLGAEVKVFVDTAPLMEKPLAQRAGLGWQGKHTNLLSREHGNWLFLGVILTAAEIEPDPTETEHCGSCTACLTACPTNAFPAPFQLDARRCLSYLTIEHAGPWPVEFRIATGSRIYGCDDCLAVCPWNKFAQAAREVRLTARDASVSPRLADLAALDDAAFRALFSKSPIKRVGRDRFVRNVLYAIGNSADPTLIAAAQPLTRDASPLVRGAAVWALFRLMDPEAFWTLRAREQPRETDAAVRADWAVEAGPPLA; this is encoded by the coding sequence ATGCCCGTCGATCCCCGCGACAGTCTCCGTGCCCAGGCCGCCGATCTCGGCTTCGCCGTCTGCCGCTTCGCCTCGGCCTCCGAGCCGTGGAGCGCAGGCGAGCGGCTGGCGCATTTCGTCGAGGCGGGGCGGCACGGCGAGATGGGCTGGATGGAGACGACGCTCGAGCGCCGCGCCCACCCCACCGCCATGTGGGCGGAGGCCCGCACCGCCATCGTGCTGGGCATGAACTACGGTCCCGAGACCGACCCCCTGCCCGAGATGGCGGACCGGTCGGCGGGCTATATCTCGGTCTATGCCCGGGGCGACGACTATCACGAGCTGATCAAGGGCCGGCTGAAGACCCTGGCCGGCCAGGTCGCGGCGCGGCTGGGGGCCGAGGTCAAGGTCTTCGTCGACACCGCCCCGCTGATGGAAAAGCCCCTGGCCCAGCGGGCCGGCCTGGGCTGGCAGGGCAAGCACACCAATCTGCTGAGCCGCGAGCACGGCAACTGGCTGTTCCTGGGCGTCATCCTGACCGCGGCGGAGATCGAGCCGGACCCCACCGAGACCGAGCATTGCGGATCCTGTACAGCCTGCCTGACGGCCTGTCCCACCAACGCCTTCCCGGCCCCGTTCCAGCTGGATGCCCGGCGCTGCCTGTCCTACCTGACCATCGAGCACGCCGGGCCCTGGCCGGTGGAGTTCCGTATCGCCACGGGATCGCGCATCTATGGCTGCGACGACTGTCTGGCAGTGTGCCCGTGGAACAAGTTCGCCCAGGCGGCGCGCGAGGTGCGGCTGACGGCCCGAGACGCCTCGGTCAGTCCGCGGCTCGCCGATCTGGCGGCGCTCGACGACGCGGCGTTCCGGGCCCTGTTCTCCAAGAGCCCGATCAAGCGAGTCGGCCGCGACCGGTTCGTGCGCAACGTCCTGTACGCGATCGGCAACAGCGCGGACCCCACCCTGATCGCGGCGGCGCAGCCCCTGACGCGAGACGCCTCGCCGCTGGTGCGGGGCGCGGCGGTCTGGGCCCTGTTCCGGCTGATGGACCCGGAGGCCTTCTGGACCCTGCGGGCGCGGGAGCAGCCCCGGGAGACGGACGCGGCGGTGCGGGCCGATTGGGCCGTCGAGGCGGGCCCGCCGCTCGCCTGA
- a CDS encoding glutathione S-transferase family protein → MSANVLFHFPFDPGSRAARLALGEARIAWTEVLVRPWEADCPVGDLNPSGMPPVLQVGGPAALTLCEAPAILGWIEDAQKGPLLMPADAAERAEVRRLTGWFDRRFTDEVNAVLLHERMEKPLLRLGPPEARALREGREALKHHLAVLEALLARRDWLAGRRLSQADIVAAAHLSTLDYFGEIAWASWPGLKTWYMRIKSRPCFRPLLADRFQGLAPAGHYADLDF, encoded by the coding sequence ATGTCGGCGAACGTCCTGTTCCATTTCCCTTTCGATCCCGGCTCGCGCGCCGCGCGTCTGGCCTTGGGCGAGGCGCGGATCGCCTGGACCGAGGTGCTGGTCCGGCCTTGGGAGGCCGACTGTCCGGTGGGCGACCTGAACCCCTCGGGCATGCCACCCGTGCTGCAGGTCGGCGGCCCCGCGGCCCTGACCCTGTGCGAAGCCCCCGCCATCCTGGGCTGGATCGAGGACGCCCAGAAGGGTCCGCTGCTGATGCCCGCCGACGCCGCCGAGCGCGCCGAGGTGCGCCGCCTGACGGGCTGGTTCGACCGCCGCTTCACCGACGAGGTCAACGCCGTCCTGCTGCACGAGCGGATGGAGAAACCACTGCTGCGTCTAGGCCCGCCCGAGGCGCGCGCGCTGCGCGAGGGCCGCGAGGCGCTGAAACACCATCTGGCCGTGCTGGAAGCTTTGCTGGCTCGCCGCGACTGGCTGGCCGGGCGACGCCTGAGCCAGGCCGACATCGTCGCCGCCGCCCATCTGTCCACCCTCGACTATTTCGGCGAGATCGCCTGGGCGTCCTGGCCGGGGCTGAAGACCTGGTACATGCGCATCAAGTCCCGCCCCTGTTTCCGCCCCCTGCTGGCCGACCGCTTCCAGGGCCTGGCCCCCGCCGGCCACTACGCGGATCTGGATTTCTAG
- a CDS encoding cation diffusion facilitator family transporter — protein MTSPVASPSFAVLTARQITGLSVGVAVVLIALKAFALGASGSISILASLADSALDLIASLTTFYAVRWAARPQDASHRHGHGKGEAMAALVQAGLVFASAAFIGWEAILRIFDPYPVSGGVWAVGVVLISMVLTGGLVWLQTRSLKASGSMAVSADRAHYAADLAASVVVLIGVVSGAWLRAPGLDAAAGLVVAVWLFWGAYGVLKAAGDQLLDREVPEADRVALTQAVLSDPRVEGVHQLRTRMSGNRLLAQMHIDLDPTLSFEAAHALVVEAERRVTAAFPDSEVLIHADPRGVRPAVPVSPWATP, from the coding sequence ATGACCTCCCCCGTCGCTTCGCCGTCCTTCGCCGTCCTGACCGCGCGTCAGATCACGGGCCTGTCCGTCGGGGTCGCGGTGGTCCTGATCGCGCTCAAGGCCTTTGCCCTGGGCGCCTCCGGCTCGATCTCGATCCTGGCCTCCCTGGCCGACTCCGCCCTGGACCTGATCGCCTCTCTGACCACCTTCTATGCCGTGCGCTGGGCGGCGCGGCCACAGGACGCCAGCCACCGCCACGGCCATGGCAAGGGCGAGGCCATGGCCGCCCTGGTCCAGGCCGGGCTGGTCTTCGCCTCGGCCGCCTTCATCGGCTGGGAAGCCATCCTGCGCATCTTCGACCCCTATCCGGTGTCCGGCGGCGTCTGGGCGGTCGGGGTGGTGCTGATCTCCATGGTCCTCACCGGCGGTCTGGTCTGGCTGCAGACCCGCTCGCTGAAGGCGTCGGGATCCATGGCCGTGTCCGCCGATCGGGCCCACTACGCCGCCGACCTGGCCGCCAGCGTGGTCGTGCTGATCGGCGTCGTCTCGGGGGCCTGGCTGCGCGCGCCGGGCCTGGACGCGGCCGCCGGCCTGGTCGTTGCCGTCTGGCTGTTCTGGGGGGCCTACGGCGTTCTGAAAGCGGCCGGGGATCAGCTGCTGGACCGCGAGGTGCCCGAGGCGGATCGCGTCGCCCTGACCCAGGCCGTCCTGTCCGATCCCCGGGTCGAGGGCGTGCATCAGCTGCGCACGCGGATGTCGGGCAACCGCCTGCTGGCCCAGATGCACATCGACCTGGACCCCACCCTGTCGTTCGAAGCGGCCCACGCCCTGGTGGTGGAAGCCGAGCGGCGCGTGACCGCCGCCTTCCCGGACTCCGAGGTGCTGATCCACGCCGACCCGCGCGGGGTTCGGCCCGCCGTGCCCGTCTCGCCCTGGGCGACACCGTAA